DNA sequence from the Perca fluviatilis chromosome 4, GENO_Pfluv_1.0, whole genome shotgun sequence genome:
CAATAAGCACCATCCTCCTCTAAATTAATGAGACAACAGTGGAAATACTATCACAAAGCTGGGCTCATAATAAAACTGGATGTTGTTTGGCTGAGTGGACAAACTTACACAGTTAGACCACTAGAATATATTTAGAATATGCCAGgcctatacatatatatatatatatatatatatatataaacacttCTTTGCCAGAAGTTGACTGAGACTTCCAGAGCACAGTGTGTTATTGGAAGCCTGACTCTCAATACTTATCATGAGCATCAAGGACTCTACTCTCTGTGTGGCAAGAAAACACCCTGGAgctacaaacaacacacaacatgctcacaccaacacacacatgcacaggtgCCCCCTGTGTATAAAGCAGGTTGTTTTTCATAGAGATGTTGGACTCACTCTACTGCTCATGTGAAAGACAACAGcaagcaggacacacacacacacacacacacacacacacacacacacacacacacacacacacacacacacacacacacacatgtctcTCCCTCTAACCACCATGCAAGATGTGGTCACCAGGACCTCATCATCTTCAGATGACAGGTTACATGATGAATCTTAAAAAATGCCTGCATACATTTACACTGCCTCTCTCTTCATCTCACTCTCTGTTCATTTCAGAAAATATTGAATATCCAGCaatgttcatttaaaatatggaaatacataaatatttaTGTATTCTTCGGCCGAATTTCCTGCAtaatttgtcacatgaaatttACAAGGACATTCCAGCCACCAGCCGTAAATTGAATATGCCCTTACccaatatattttgtttttcagcATGCCCAACTAGTTTGATTCCTGAAATTATGAAGGGAAATTGTACTTGCTTTATCTATAAAGTGCCATTTTCTGCACTTTGCACAGATATCAAAACAGTGAATCAGTGAATATGATCATAAATCAGTCTGTGAGTGGTGTTGCATTGCACAGTGTGTGCTGTAGCAGCCCACTGTGCCATCCTCTTTTGGAATGAAAAGTGTTCCACCTCAGCAGGTCCTCCCCCTCACCTAAGTCTGTCTACTGAATCTTTCATCAAGAGGagcttctctccctctcctctctcacacacatacacaaacacacacacacacacacaaacaaacacacacagacacacacacacacacacacacacacacacacacacatacacacacaggtgcacGTGAATGCACCTGTTGAATCATTCATGAGGTAGACATTCCATAGGTCTGCTGATGGCCTACAGTTCAGAACTATTCTGAAACACTCTCTCCTTCTGTtcctctcatcctctctctgtaaatatatatatatatatatatatatatatatatatatataaggcacgcacatacacacaaacgcacatgtAGCCACTTCCACAGCCTCTGCAGGGTCAAAGAGAGAGTGATGAGTGGGCTTGAGCTGTTAAATCTTTTATGTGCAGGTGAAAGAATCTTATCTGACATGCTATGTCCAACCTCCCCCCTGACCTCTACGTTCTCTTCCGCTTCCCTTCTCCAGTTCCCCTTCCTCTGTAAATAGACTCTTTTATTGTATTCTCTCCCTCCCATATGTTGGTAAGAATAtgacaataaatgaatgaataaatgccatgttaaactaaaaccatgtgtgtgcatgtatctgtgtgtatgtttttcccTGTGCTGTAGAACCCAGACATTGTGTTGGTGCACTACCTGAATGTACCGGCAGTGGACGATAGCGGGAAGCCATGCGGCCCGGTCCTCTGCTCCATCAACACAGACAGGAAGGAGTGGGCCAAGTGGAGCAAGGAGGAGCTCATTGGACAACTCAAACCCATGTGTGAGTTAGCTTTACCATAATTTCAGCACTCTCCTCCTTCCTACTCTCATGTTTCAGTCCTCACACTTTATTCTAAACCTGGGGATATGAGTCAATAAAAAATACCACCTGTCACGGTGCAGGAACTCTCAAAATGAATCTGCAGGAAACCAGTGTGGTACATCTCAAAAACTGACTTGCTTTTTAGGCTTTGTAAACAACTTGGCAGCAGAATGGGGCACAGTCTGGAGCTGTGCCATTACTTATCAGAAGAGACAACAGGTGATTTCAGCAGTTTAGGGGAGATGATATAAAAAACTCTCTCTTGCATCAAGGAAAAATATCTAATCTTCTCATTGTTAATTTAGCACAAACATCTTATTGATATATTGGTGAAGGTAAAGATAAATCAGTAAGCCAAAATGCAACACGATACATTCAGTACATACATGCCATTCAGACAAACTTTATATAGATTTagatttgttgtttttgatAGTTCTGACAGTCAGCCCCATGCTGCCACCTAGAGGCAGATATACATTTCACCcaagaaagagagggatagaggGAAAGAAGACTGAGGTGCCGGAAATATCCAGCATGTATTATTCATAAATGAGCATCAGGGAGTAGATAACtccagtaaacacacacacacacacacacacacacacacacacattcacactaacCTAATCTCACCCCTCTTTTGATCTGGTTTGGAAGGGCAAATAAGGACAGCTGCCCAAAACTAAGTAGCTTGTTGACTTAAGTAGCACCTCAATTTTCAATCTCCCCACTGAATCATATTCTGTCTTGCTCATCGACCTTAATTTGCTCACACAAAACAGCTCTCTGCTATTTTTCCTTTCCTAGCACTTCTCTCTTGATCACTGACTTGAgtcagtgtctgtctgtgttcatTTTATGGGCATTAGGTCTCTGACACTAAAACTGTTTGGTATTTGTTGTTTCCCTCTGAAAATACATCAGCTAAATCCCAAAGATGTAAATGcagacattttatttagaaactggaaacatgGACCTCAGATGTTAGAATTGAAACGTCTTGCAAAAAAAGCATATTGCACATTTtgcatgtatgtatttaaaGTGTACATTCTGAACACTGGAGGGCGCCATTACACACTTTCAGATGTTTGTGAGGTAATGCTGTTGCTATAAAGATTGACCTGAACAAACAAAAGGACAGAAAATAAAGTGTCTTCTATGTTTTTTTGAATGTCTCTTTTGACAGGTGCTGGAAGCAGCCTGCATCAGAAATGTTCCAGTGTCAAGCAGCGCATCATCTCATCCAAGCAGGAGTCAGGGACAGCAGCAGGAGGTGGAGCTGCAACGGGTATGGGCGTAGTGGCAGGCCAGAGAGCTGAGGAAGCAGATGGCACAGAGGTCCAGAACAGCGATGTGTCAGAGGGCCAGACAGAGCCCAGTCCTGGAGGGGGCAGGAGCAGAACgggtggaggagagaggaggaatggcAGGATAACCAAGCCCTCCCTACTCCCACAGAGCAGCATGGAAGTGTCCTCCTCTACTTCCACCAACCAGGTGGAGGTCCCTGACACCACCCAGAGCTCCCCATTGTCAATCACAAGTGACATGGCTGATAGCCCTGCTCTCGCCATTGGGGCTGGCTTGTCACAGAGTACAGCTGTGTTCATGTCTGAGGTCACCACGCTGACTGGGGATTCGGTTTACTCTGCTGGCCACACCCACCTGCTGGCATCCACCCATGAGAGCACCACCGCTGGCATCCTGTTGGCTGTTGCCCCTGAAAACCAGAGGTTTGCGTCATTTCCTGGTGGCATGGGCttaggggagggaggagagttGGTTCTATCCAGCTCTCTAGACTCTGGTGGAGGAGTCAGCCTTCCTGAGACCACCATGACTTTTGACCCTGATTGCTTCCTCAACAATCCCAAGCAGGGCCAGACgtatggaggaggtggagggaaGGCTGAGGGATGTAACGGTGATGATGGGGGACTCAACTGTTCCTCTAACAACTTTGTCTACAACCCAGCTCTTGTCAACAACATCAAGACAGAACCTACACCCCTGGAGCCGCCGCTGGCTGCTCAGAGCAGCTATGTAGGAGAAGGGACAGGCCTCAGCCCCAGCACCACCCTGGAGCAGATGGACTTCAgtgctgtgatgtcatcagccTGTGTCCCGAGTCTGACCCAGCCTACGCACCACCCCTCCCCTGGCCTCTTCCTTCAGGCTTCCCCCCAGACAAGCCAGCCCTCCCAGCTGCAGACCAATGGTACTGAGGCAACCCAGGAATCAGGCGAGGCCCAGGCTTACATAGGCCTGCCCACGGTGCCAACAGACACTCCAGTCACCAATGGAGACCCGCATACACACCTCCACCAAACCAGCCCGGACCAGCAGGGCCTTTGTGGAAGGAACGGACAAGGAGCGGCGGTGGGCTCTTTTCCTCTAACACCACAGGATACGACCGCCGACCAGTCAGGCAGCAGGGGACATCGAGAAGTCTTAGACAAGACTTCCGAGAATGGAGGGGAGTTGCTAATCAAGCCTGGGGATCCTCACGAGGCCTACACGAGTGTTGACACCGAGCACTACCTGCAACCCACAGATGAcaatggaggaggagaggagggcggGGGAGGTGGTGGAGCGGTGGGAAGAGGGGAAAATGAGATTCTCTGTAATGGTGTAAGCTTGTCAGGGGCCAGCAGTTCAGTGGTGGCCAGTCCTCAGTCAATAGCTGCTGGTGCAAGCATTGAGGGGACGCTTTACAGCTCTCCTCTACCTCAACAGGGTGGGGGGGTGTCAGCTACAACAACTGGGGCCATCAGTCTGGAAGGCTTTGAGGCTTCCTTTGGAAGCCAGTTCTCTGATCTCATCAATGATTTCATCTCAGTTGAGGGGTCTGGAGGTGGGGTGGGGGCGGCTGTGACTGGGGTTCTGATGCCCCAGGAGGGGGCAGCTGGAGAGGAGCAGGGCACAGGAGCAGGCCACCTGCAGGGCTCAGAGGTGGAGCAGGGAGCTCTGGGACTGCTCCAGGAGACTGGGAGGCTGTTTGGTGTGACAGACTACTCCCCAGAGTGGTCTTATCCAGAGGTTAGTAAACCCTACATGATTAcctttcattatttattaatcaTTGTTCCCTACAGGGAAATCAGTCCCTCCTAGACGTGATTGACAGTGGGCTTGTACTGATGTTAAACGCTAAAATCACCCTCAGCACAATTTGTACTAAGACTGCCAGCCTGGCTGTGTGGTCATTAAGGAGTCAGAATATCTCAGACTCAGCTGATTGGATTTTGATGAAATTTCAATATTACACTGATTACCCTGGGTGGCTTCATTAATTTACCCATGTACCACTTATAATATCTCAGACAGCAGTTCTGTCATTGAATCATGATGAAACTTATGGAAACATGGCATCTTAGCAccatcattttcaaaaaaacaatttGTCGAAAATAACTTTATGAACTAACCGTATCTCCAACATGTGCACATATagatcacatttttatttttatttttttttgtgcaactTTCTTCCAGGATCATCAGTGTTACATCATACTCATTATTCCACAGTTTTGTGTTTCTTGAAAAAGCAACACTGTTTCACTCCAATGGCTCAAAGGGCATATTTTATTAACTAaaatacctaaaaaaaaactagcAAATTTGTTTAATGGctttaaaatcaacaacaaaacatctTTTGTTGTATACTCACTTCATGACTGAACATTTTTGGGGCACACtatgttgtttatgttttatttttagctaCACTTGAGAAAACACTTGGCAGTGTTGTTCAGATGGTTCAAACAACTTGGATGTAAGGAGCAGCACAGCCTCTAGGGGCTGCCACCAGGCCGTTAAGACTCATAGATTTGTCAAAAAAAGAACCCATAAATTAGCAAAAGTGTAACCACTTGGGGGCCATTTATAACATTTATCAGTTTAAATTCATATAacagaaaattaaaatgtaggccACTGTGTCTCTGAGGTATGTTTTTCACCACAGATGGAATCAGGATATTTGATATAAACACAGAAAGGTactctgtgtacacacacacacatttgcatacACATGCTACACTATGCATACATTATGACAATaggacattattattattagtagtagtagtagtattagtattagtattagtattagtattatctTAGTATAGTATGCATGCAATGATGTGTCCTCTTCTCACACAGACTGTGTGATATTAGACTGAGGACTGTTTGTGTGCGGCAGGGTGGAGTGAAGGTGCTGATCACAGGTCCGTGGTTGGAGTCAGGCAGTGAGTACAGCTGTCTCTTTGACCACATCAGTGTCCCTGCTGCCCTCATCCAGCCCGGGGTGCTGCGCTGCTACTGCCCAGGTAACACACCTGTGTATGCACACACTTTTACACAACAAACATACTCCTTCAGCACAGAAAAACACTttcctttatttttaaatgtaaatctaACCCCAACCGTCACCCCGCTAAGCAGTTTCTAGCAACAAAGTTTTTCTACAGCATACAAAGAAAAAGTCTAACATTCTCTACTGCACACCCTTTTCGGGAGATGCAGTCCCTTTTATACAAAAAGATGAGAACAATACAAAAAGGAACATTTCGAGGAGGGACCATAGGGAGGGACACTGTCTGGCAGGAACGCAATAAACGTAGCACTGcttggaaatgtttttttggatGGTATAGTAAAGGATGAGTCACATCTTGCTACATTAAGTGTGATCAGGGGAAAAACTGCAAGGCAAACAGATTCTTGCAGGCACACATGGGCAAAGCAAAGATGTTCACAGTGTATAATGGTTAACATACTGTCCTGAAATTATTCTTTGACAAGAGATCGGTGTCAGCATACGGTCACTCCTATTAATTCCTTGCCTGATATTTCCAGCCCATGACACAGGACTGGTGATGCTGCAGGTAGCTATGGGTGGTGAGGTCATCTCTTCCTCTGTGGTGTTCGAATACAAGGCGCGTGACCTTCCTGCCCTGCCATCTTCTCAGCATGACTGGTTATCCCTTGATGGTGAGagcatgtatttgttttttgacCAGACAGGGATGCACAGTTACACACTTATTGTCTAATTTTTTTACTCAATGAAGAGCATAAACCATAAACAAAATTAGACTTGTACGTAACTGCTTCATTGTGTGCCTGGAGTGCTGCATGCTTgcgttttatttttaacatactgtatgtttaagaTCATGTACTTGACTGACTGTATTGTTTGTACCCAGAAAGTTTAAACCCTAAATTATCATACAAAATACATCCTTTTCTTATTCTTTCTtatttcatttgtgtgtgtgtgtgtgtgtgtgtgtgtgtgtgtgtgtgtgtgtgtgtgtgtgtgtgtgtgtgtgtgtgtgtgtgtgtgtgtgtgtgtgtgtgtgtgtgtgtgtgctgcaccTTTTATCTTCACAGTCCCCAATTCATAAAGCCTTTAGACTTTGTCTTGTTGGACTTGTTTAGGTCAAAATCCATTTTGAATGTTTGCATGTTGGAGAGGAATCTGAATTACTTTGTAAGAGCTGTATGTTGTTCTAGTGAAATTTAAATTATACTGAATCAAATTAAAACATCTGTAAGATGTTAGAGGAACATTAAATGTTCTTAGAGTCAGCTCTGGGGGATTGGTTGCATATATCTGCAGAGCACCCGGGGGAAGGTTTGCTTTTGTGTGCAAATATATCTCCTGATGCAATTGCGGCTTTGAAACACACGGGTCTCCTCAGCGAGGCATGTCCTGGGTTACTCTGTGTTCATCGCCCCCGTCTCTGCGTTGCGCAATGCGGCAATGCGGCTCTACAGTCACAGCAGGCTGACTGTTTGCTGGAGTGAAGGGCAAGGACATCATGGCACAATCGCGGTCCCCTTGACACTCAAAAGGTTGGGCACCACTGGCAGTGTGCTGTGCAGCCTCATACACGCTATATATAGGCTCTGCCTTTAACTTTCAACGATGATAACAAGACCTGAACGTGCGCTCCAGTCCTTTGTGTGGCCTCAAATCAAATGTAGCCTACATCAAAGGCTTACTGCCTCGAAAAaaatagacagagagaaatCATTTTAAGCAAATATGCGTCGCAAGACTTTGTCACATGTCATTGCTCCAGTTTAGTTTGTGTGCAGTCTATTGTTGTACCGATGACGAACGAGCCTCCTGCAGCTCAGAGTCTGGCGGGCGGATTTGAAGCGTGTCTGCTACTAACACAACgtgttctctcctctctctctctctctctctctctctctctctctccctccttctctccctctctccctctccctctctctctctctctctctctctctctctctctctccctccctctctcgccctctctctctctctctctctactcttgTGTTTTGCTCGATCGGAgtagcaatgtgtgtgtgtcgcacaCTTCAAACTAACGGGGTTGAGCAGAAGCGGGAACAAAGAGAGcagcagatagagagagactcgCTGTTTGGGTTCGTAACTTGTTTGATTTTAAACTGATGTTAACTTAAAAAAACGCGCCCTTTTATTGGCTTATAGCTGGGTTAAGTTTTTTGTTATGATGATGTAGATGTACGTAAATGTGCCTGTTGTCTAAATTTCGTCTTCATAGCTGTAAAGCCTTGAACTACTTTTGCATTTCACGTTTCAGTCAAAATATTTTTAGTACATGTGGTGCCCAGCTTCTGTCAATTCAGACAAAGGGACGGTAGAAAGTCTTTACGTTGTTTGCAAGCTAGATGTTTGAACTAAAAGGCACGCGAGATCGTGCTTGTTTTATGTTGCATTAGAAGCTTGTTTAGCTTTACGTGTTGACCTGTTCCCTTTCAGCACCATCAGGAGTGGACAGCTCCACTGAACTCAACAAAGGAAGGGAGGCTAATGTGGCTCCTGTAGAGGCCCAGATAATAACAGGCCTGCTATAGGAACAGACATATGGGAATGTTGATGGTCATACAAAGTTTAAATGTTATACTCTCTGTTGTAGATGTTCATGTTTACTACTGAAAGTTTCTCTGTATGGATCCTGTGCCAAAACATGTGTGTTTGATTAATACTTTTTCCATTAACTTCAACTAAAGAACAGAATTTGTTTGAATTCTGTTTTAACAGAACAGAAAGGTGTCCAAAGTTGGTCAGTAAATCCACAGGTACCCACTACAACTACAAGTAATCATTACACAAACTTTGAAAAGCCGCTTAATTTGTATTCAAGAACAGGAATAAAAGTGATCTATAATCCTTTGTAGAAGCTGGAGTGCCACCAGAATACTTATGCCGTTTTTACTGGTCAATTATAATCCATTTACTtaattaaaaacagttaataaaataatgtattacatttgcatttaaatgatGTGGTTTAAAAACAATTAGTTAAGATATAAAATTGCATGCTACTGACATTATAAATAAATTCATGatcttttttaattaaatccTAAATTACTTTGAAAGGAGTTTCCAGTGGCCTTTCTTTTATGCCTCTTTATCCTTCATAATATGAGCCGTGCAGCATCTAGACTCAAGTTGCATGATTGGCAGGTAGATAAGTCCATTATAAAATGGAAAATTACATTAAGTTAAATTTAAAGTCATTTAAGTTAAATTTAagttaaatgaaaaaacaaaaacaaaatgaaagccTGTTTGAAAGACATTCGACGAAATTCAACAATTCACTTCTCAATTAATGAGGGTAATTGAATGACTATTTAATCCCTATTTAATTGGCTAATTTCAATGAATATATGTCCTTTAATTAAGTTATTATAATTAACCACAATAACATCCTCATGGCAGATGTCTTCTCAATCATTATTTCTGTTTTGAAATGCATGTCTGCAAGCATTTATGTGACCAGAAATCTACtgtactttttctttttgtggtgtgtttttatgcatctgtatttgtatgtgtgtgtgttttcagttatgATGGCTGAAGACAGCTGCTTGTTATGTGTTTGGCAGCTGAAATAGTGGAGTGTTTtgctttatattaaaaaaaaaaaaaaagaagctgttttTGCAGAAAACTCTGCTCTTCTTCTGATTGGCAGTGGAGTGGAAAGGGTGGAGCCTTAGCCTCTGTGTCACTCTTATGGCTCCACCCTTTCAGCTCAGTTTGTGTAATGCAGACAGAATGAAAGAAAATAGAAGTGaaatgagaggagagaaaaatagAGAGACTGAGTGAGACAGCAGCAGGTGGGATGCGATAATGTGCACTGCAGCAAAACTGCAGCAGCACTGAAACAAAgggtcacactcacacacagccaaaaaaaataatgttagaTGTAtactctttcacacacacacacacactcacacacacacacacacacaaacacacacacacacacacacacacacacacacacacacacacacagttttttgGTTCCCAACTTCCCATTGTTGGTAAGGGGATTTATTGCACTCCAGTTCTGATTTATTCTGCAGTATTGAGCCCCACAAAGAAGAGCCCCTCTCCCTAAGATGCTCTACGTAGGATTTACTAAAACATATTATTGATTTGCTTATAGGCAACAAACAAGTAGCCAATGCTTACAGCTCTATGTGTCCCACCTTCACCCCTGTAGATACGCAGTTTAGGATGTCCATCCTGGAGCGTCTGGAGCAGATGGAACAGAGAATGGCTGAGATAACCAATCAGAACTCCAGCTCAGCAACCATGGCAACCAAGGGTGGAGgagtggagggaggaggagcCACTGATCAGCAGTCTCAAGTAAGGCAGAAAATATGGGATTTAGCTTGGGTGAAATCCTCCCTTTCAGctattcaatttaattcaattccattttatttatagtatcaaatcataacaagagttatctcgagacactttacagatatagtaggtctagaccacgctctataatttacaaagacccaacagttccagtaattccGTAGCTATATAATCTGAAACCGTATCAAGTGAGCAGGACaggtaaaaaacacaaaacaaaacacaatttgttttagtcataaatgtttaattAAAGCAAGTCTTTAAAAGTGCGTTGGAGTCACCAAGATTCAATTATATGACTGCATGATGATAGTCTAATGGTTTAAGTGTTTACAGAAGATCAGGCCTTTCCATTTTGGAACTCAAAGAAATACTCTACACATACATCAGTTACATCAGTTCATTCAATAATAGCAAAACATATACAACATGATGCAATCAAGTACAAAAGCACCAcaatttttcatattttctgacataatttttataaaaacttaacatacatataaacaaGCCTAAAAAATCTGGCATTTGTTTCAGGCTATTGTCTTGGGATTCATTACATTGCAAAGGTGCTTTTTTAGGTCACCCCCCTGAAAGTGTTAATTCTATGACTTCATAACAGCCTAAACATGTTACGTACGCTACCCTCTAGCTCTCAAGGAGTCAGAGGCTCTGCGATTTGTTAAACATAAGACTCTTTCTTGGTAAAAACTGACCTTTGTGACAGcgtgaaaaacatttaaaatcggCAAAAATGTTGTACACAAAAGTCCTGGAAAACCTTTTTGTCTTCAATCTTCCAGATTTCTACCGATCAGGGTTCATTCGAGGGTCGTGTTGTAGTGGTGTGTGAGAAGATGATGTCTCAGCCATGCTGGGCTTCATCTAATCAGCTCGTCCACAGTAAGAACTCCAGAGGAATGACCTTACTGCATCTGGCTGCAGCTCAGGGCTATGCAGGGCTCATTCAAACACTCATTCGCTGGCGGTGagtaacacacaaacatgacacatCATTGTGAACGCAAAGACTGTCAGTTAATTTCCCTTTTGTTGTCTTGTCTGCAGCACAAAGCATGCCGAC
Encoded proteins:
- the LOC120557182 gene encoding calmodulin-binding transcription activator 1-like isoform X7, giving the protein MAAENKPEGLKKIRNPERMVRIAVGYTGHTPPKSDDTDANNEPGQLKIYLPKKLLECLPKCSSLPKERHRWNTNEEIAAYLITFEKHDEWLTTSPKTRPQNGSMILYNRKKVKYRKDGYCWKKRKDGKTTREDHMKLKVQGVECLYGCYVHSSIIPTFHRRCYWLLQNPDIVLVHYLNVPAVDDSGKPCGPVLCSINTDRKEWAKWSKEELIGQLKPMCAGSSLHQKCSSVKQRIISSKQESGTAAGGGAATGMGVVAGQRAEEADGTEVQNSDVSEGQTEPSPGGGRSRTGGGERRNGRITKPSLLPQSSMEVSSSTSTNQVEVPDTTQSSPLSITSDMADSPALAIGAGLSQSTAVFMSEVTTLTGDSVYSAGHTHLLASTHESTTAGILLAVAPENQRFASFPGGMGLGEGGELVLSSSLDSGGGVSLPETTMTFDPDCFLNNPKQGQTYGGGGGKAEGCNGDDGGLNCSSNNFVYNPALVNNIKTEPTPLEPPLAAQSSYVGEGTGLSPSTTLEQMDFSAVMSSACVPSLTQPTHHPSPGLFLQASPQTSQPSQLQTNGTEATQESGEAQAYIGLPTVPTDTPVTNGDPHTHLHQTSPDQQGLCGRNGQGAAVGSFPLTPQDTTADQSGSRGHREVLDKTSENGGELLIKPGDPHEAYTSVDTEHYLQPTDDNGGGEEGGGGGGAVGRGENEILCNGVSLSGASSSVVASPQSIAAGASIEGTLYSSPLPQQGGGVSATTTGAISLEGFEASFGSQFSDLINDFISVEGSGGGVGAAVTGVLMPQEGAAGEEQGTGAGHLQGSEVEQGALGLLQETGRLFGVTDYSPEWSYPEGGVKVLITGPWLESGSEYSCLFDHISVPAALIQPGVLRCYCPAHDTGLVMLQVAMGGEVISSSVVFEYKARDLPALPSSQHDWLSLDDTQFRMSILERLEQMEQRMAEITNQNSSSATMATKGGGVEGGGATDQQSQISTDQGSFEGRVVVVCEKMMSQPCWASSNQLVHSKNSRGMTLLHLAAAQGYAGLIQTLIRWRTKHADSIDLELEVDPLNVDHFSCTPLMWACALGHTEAALVLYQWDPRALVIPDSLGRLPLNIARSRGHTRLAELLEQLQQTPQAQGQPADTWMDRWRGESQTSRISNSPTPNPNSELRRARTENQPDNHNPSWSQTGHRTQQGTQGEQGGPPPAKRLKPSPDTQQQLANSTPGPNTLTSLLNSSPSPNPQRSLLPNTLQTQPSNLSCQNAPPASSSPNRPQLPSTPFSHLQARIGGSGGGTRWSLRQTLGQRGLARRILGKERLAIHLRQRVLSDRGEETELLTYQDNTEDLQMDITMLADHIMEASTVRLKQEAMETEKDSGKVGRSSDVRLLSGYLGEVERFLNSRCQTPSPKPNSLSGPEDQQSPQAKQALSSPFDWTSFLCAAMKEERLKTDSCLSMTEAEHGELYETIRHALHSLRKHKGPIQEQRKEIAAVIQRCYKRYKQYALYKRMTLAAILIQSRFRSFHEQRKFQQSRRAAVLIQQYYRSYRHSLGLLTKKQNQAARKILRFLLRCRHSPLMDHRPLKRGQRAEKGQGS
- the LOC120557182 gene encoding calmodulin-binding transcription activator 1-like isoform X2, which encodes MAAENKPEGLKKIRNPERMVRIAVGYTGHTPPKSDDTDANNEPGQLKIYLPKKLLECLPKCSSLPKERHRWNTNEEIAAYLITFEKHDEWLTTSPKTRPQNGSMILYNRKKVKYRKDGYCWKKRKDGKTTREDHMKLKVQGVECLYGCYVHSSIIPTFHRRCYWLLQNPDIVLVHYLNVPAVDDSGKPCGPVLCSINTDRKEWAKWSKEELIGQLKPMCAGSSLHQKCSSVKQRIISSKQESGTAAGGGAATGMGVVAGQRAEEADGTEVQNSDVSEGQTEPSPGGGRSRTGGGERRNGRITKPSLLPQSSMEVSSSTSTNQVEVPDTTQSSPLSITSDMADSPALAIGAGLSQSTAVFMSEVTTLTGDSVYSAGHTHLLASTHESTTAGILLAVAPENQRFASFPGGMGLGEGGELVLSSSLDSGGGVSLPETTMTFDPDCFLNNPKQGQTYGGGGGKAEGCNGDDGGLNCSSNNFVYNPALVNNIKTEPTPLEPPLAAQSSYVGEGTGLSPSTTLEQMDFSAVMSSACVPSLTQPTHHPSPGLFLQASPQTSQPSQLQTNGTEATQESGEAQAYIGLPTVPTDTPVTNGDPHTHLHQTSPDQQGLCGRNGQGAAVGSFPLTPQDTTADQSGSRGHREVLDKTSENGGELLIKPGDPHEAYTSVDTEHYLQPTDDNGGGEEGGGGGGAVGRGENEILCNGVSLSGASSSVVASPQSIAAGASIEGTLYSSPLPQQGGGVSATTTGAISLEGFEASFGSQFSDLINDFISVEGSGGGVGAAVTGVLMPQEGAAGEEQGTGAGHLQGSEVEQGALGLLQETGRLFGVTDYSPEWSYPEGGVKVLITGPWLESGSEYSCLFDHISVPAALIQPGVLRCYCPAHDTGLVMLQVAMGGEVISSSVVFEYKARDLPALPSSQHDWLSLDDTQFRMSILERLEQMEQRMAEITNQNSSSATMATKGGGVEGGGATDQQSQISTDQGSFEGRVVVVCEKMMSQPCWASSNQLVHSKNSRGMTLLHLAAAQGYAGLIQTLIRWRTKHADSIDLELEVDPLNVDHFSCTPLMWACALGHTEAALVLYQWDPRALVIPDSLGRLPLNIARSRGHTRLAELLEQLQQTPQAQGQPADTWMDRWRGESQTSRISNSPTPNPNSELRRARTENQPDNHNPSWSQTGHRTQQGTQGEQGGPPPAKRLKPSPDTQQQLANSTPGPNTLTSLLNSSPSPNPQRSLLPNTLQTQPSNLSCQNAPPASSSPNRPQLPSTPFSHLQARIGGSGGGTRWSLRQTLGQRGLARRILGKERLAIHLRQRVLSDRGEETELLTYQDNTEDLQMDITMLADHIMEASTVRLKQEAMETEKDSGKVGRSSDVRLLSGYLGEVERFLNSRCQTPSPKPNSLSGPEDQQSPQAKQALSSPFDWTSFLCAAMKEERLKTDSCLSMTEAEHGELYETIRHALHSLRKHKGPIQEQRKEIAAVIQRCYKRYKQYALYKRMTLAAILIQSRFRSFHEQRKFQQSRRAAVLIQQYYRSYRHSLGLLTKKQNQAARKILRFLLRCRHSPLMDHRPLKRVSLLSLSSLFPSLLVADACLHVSGGRGRGDPGLSYFPLALPSLSFCLSLSVSLRGLLNDVGTSA